The genomic window CTTGTTGATTGCCGCAACGCCACCCACCATCACCGCCATCATTGCGTTTCGCATGCTCTGAAGGCCCTGTAGGCCCTGCAACACGGGCCTACACCATGCTCTGCGGCAGCACCCAGGCATCAAAGTCCGCAGCCGCCACAGACCCCAAGGCCAGGGCTGCAGCCCGCAAGGACAAGCCGTGCTGGTGCGCGTGTTTGGCAATCTCCGCCGCCTTGTCATAACCAATGTGCGGGCTCAGCGCGGTGACCAGCATCAGTGAGTTGGCCACCAGTTCCGCAATACGCGCACGGTCGGGCTCCAGCCCCTGGGCGCAGTGGTGGTCAAAACTGGCCATCGCGTCGGCCAGCAGGCGCACGCTTTGCAAAAAGTTGTGGATGATCAGCGGCTTGAATACATTGAGTTCAAAGTTGCCCATGGCGCCGCCTATGCCCAGCGCCACATCGTTGCCCATGACCTGGCAACACACCATGGTCAGCGCCTCACACTGCGTGGGGTTGACCTTACCCGGCATGATGGAACTGCCGGGTTCGTTCTCTGGCAGGCGCAACTCACCCAGGCCGCCACGGGGGCCGCTGGCCAGCCAGCGCACGTCGTTGGCAATCTTCATCAGCGCAACAGCCAGTGTTTTCAACGCCCCGTGGGCACTGACCAGTTCGTCGTGGGCTGCCAGCGCGGCAAACCGGTTGTCGGCGCAACGCAACGCCAGGCCCGTCTCCTGCGCAAGGCGTGCAGCCACCCGGGCGCCAAAGTCGGGGTGGGTGTTCAGACCAGTACCGACCGCGGTGCCACCCACGGCCAGCTCCAACAAAGGGTCCAGGCTGCGTTCGATGGCCTCTTGCGCGTGCACCAGCTGCGCCACCCAGCCCGAAATTTCTTGACCCAGGGTGATGGGCGTAGCGTCCTGCAAATGGGTGCGGCCCATCTTGACCAGGGTGGCAAACGCATCGGCCTTGGCGATCAGCGTAGCCTGCAACGCATTCAGGGCAGGCAGCACGTCTTCAGTCAGTCCGGCCAACGCGGCCAGGTGCATGGCCGTCGGAAAAATATCGTTGGACGACTGGCCCATGTTGACATGGTCGTTGGGGTGGACCAGGCGGCCCGTTCCGCGCGGGCCACCCAGAATCTCGGAGGCGCGGTTGGCCAGCACCTCGTTCATGTTCATATTGGTCTGGGTGCCGGAGCCGGTTTGCCACACCGACAGCGGAAACGCATCGTTGTGTTTGCCCGCCAGCACCTCGTCCGCCGCCTGCGTTATGGCTTGGGCCAGCTTGGCATCCAACAGGCCTAGTGCACGGTTGGCATGGGCGGCAGCCCGTTTGGTGCGGGCCAGCGCAACCAGCAGGGCCTGCGGCATACGCTCGGTTGAGATGGCAAAGTGCTGCAGCGAGCGCTGGGTTTGCGCACCCCATAAGGCGTCGGTGTGGACGGCGATGTCACCCATGGAGTCGTGCTCCATGCGTTGCGCGGCGGTGGTGCTCATGGCAGTGCTTCCTCGTGCAACCACCTGGCTACGGACAACGCGCCACAGCGGTTATTCGGATTGTGGCAAATCCTGCAGCAGATCAGCAAGCTCGTCGGCGTGTTCTTCTTCGACGGCCAGAATACCTTTGAGGATGTCGCTGGTGGTGGGGTCGTCGTGGCCCAGGTAACGGATCATGTCGCGGTAGCTGGTGATGGCGACACGCTCGGCCACCAGGTCTTCGCGGATCATGTCGACCAGCGTGGTGCCGGGCATGTATTGCGCGTGGCTGCGACCGGTCAGGCTGTCGGGTGCAAAGTCGGGCTCGCCACCGAGCTGCACGATGCGTGCAGCCAGCAGGTCGGCATGCACCAGTTCTTCGTTGGAATGGGCCAGGAACTCGGCTGTGATGCCGCGGGCATGGATGCCACGCGCCATGAAGTAATGCCGGCGGTAACGCAGCACACACACCAGTTCGGTGGCCAGCGCCTCATTGAGCAGGATGATGACCGCCTCACGGTCGGCGCTGTAGTCTGCGGTGACGGCACCCTGCTCCAGGTGTTTGCGCGCATCGCTGCGCAGGGTTTTGACATCGGTCAGATGGGGCTTGTTGTGCATGGTGGTCTCTCGTGAAAGTAAAGCGCCAAGAGTGCCCCAGTTGGCCGCCGCAATCGGTGCGATGGCACACCGTTCAGTGTGCGGTCAGCGAGAAACTGCTGTGCTCCGCTTGGGTTGCGCCACCGCGCACGGGCGGCAGATGGGGCTCCCACATGATCCACTTGGCGTCCAGCCCTTCGTTGATGGGCATGTTGCAGCTTGGCACACTGGACACGGTGAACCGGGTGGCCTCTTTGAACTCCACCCAGCCTTCGGTGTTGGACCAGAATCCGGCGCCATTGCCTCTGACCAGTTGGTGGGTGGAATACAGCACAAACTGCATGTGGTGGGGGGTGTGTTGGTTCATGGTGATGGCTCCACAAGGGGAAAACACACCCATGCTAGGTCGCCCCCTGTGCAGAGGTCCGTGCGCCCTCGCACACACAGGCATAAAAAAAGCCCTGCAGTTGCAGGGCTTTGCGGTGTGCTGGCTAGAGCAGCAGCTTACAGCTTTTGCGCTTGCATGAAGCTGTCGAAACGTGCTTCAGTGAAGCGGAACCACAGGTTCTCGTCCTTGCGGAATTCGGCGTAGTCAGAGTAGACCTTCTTCCAGTTTTCGTTCTTGGTGCTGATTTCAGCATACAGAGCCATGGACTCTTTGTAGGCCAGATCCAAAACGTCTTTGGGGAAAGGCAGAACCTTGGTCTTGGCGCCCACCAACTGCTTCAGGGCATCGGGGTTCTTGGCATCGTACTTGGCCTGCATTTCGGTGTGGGCAAACGCCGCAGCACATTCGATGATGGTTTTGTTTTCAGCAGACAAACCGGCGTAGGCCTTGTCGTTGACAAACAGGTCCAACTGGGGACCGCCTTCCCACCAGCCGGGGTAGTAGTAGAACGGAGCCACTTTGTTCAGACCCAGCTTCTGGTCGTCGTAAGGGCCTACCCACTCAGCGGAATCGATCGTGCCTTTTTCCAGCGCGGTATAGATTTCACCGCCAGGGATGTTTTGTGGCACGCCACCCATGCGCTCCAGCACACGGCCAGCAAATCCACCAATACGCATTTTCATGCCCTTGATGTCAGCCACCGACTTGATTTCCTTGCGGTAGAAACCACCCATTTGTGCACCGGTGTTGCCCATGGGGAAGTTCACGATGTTGTACTTGGCGTCACTACTGTCCGGTAAATTCTCCCAAAAAAGGGCTCAAACCTAAGCTGGCTGGGGGTTTCAAGAGGTTTTGTGATTCGGACGATTTCAAACGCGATTTTTTGCAGTTGCGTATCGTGACCTCATTTTTCGAGGTTTCCGCTCTATGCACACTGGCCGCACAGTATTTGCACAACTTCTCGAAGTGGTGCCATTCAAGCACTTCGAGCATCTCGTAAACAAATACCAAGCCAACCGCTGGACACGGGACTTCACCGCATGGAGCCACTTCATCTGCATGGCCTACGCACAGTTCACGCGCAGGGAAGGCTTACGCGACCTGATCGTGTGCCTGAACTCGCAAAGCACCAAGCTCTACCACTGCGGCCTACGTCAGCGTGTATCGCGCTCCACGCTGGCCGATGCCAACGAACGGCGTGACTCACACCTGTTCGAAGCACTGGGGCAACGCCTGATCGAAATCGCTTTGGATTTATACAAAGACCATGACATTAGCTTGAGTCTCAAGGAGCCGCTGTATGCCATGGACTCCACGACCATCGACCTGTGTCTTAAGCTGTTTCCCTGGGCGGACTTTCGGTCCACCAAAGCGGGTATCAAAGCCCACACCGTGATCGACCTACGGGGTGCGATTCCGGTCATGCTGTCGATCACCACAGGCAAAATCAGCGACGTGGGGCAACTCGATGCATTGAGACTGCCAAAGGGCTCCATCGTCGTGCTGGATCGCGGCTACGTGGACTTTGCGAGGCTGTACCGTTTGGTGCAACGGGAGTGCAGCTTTGTGGTGCGCGCCAAAGACAACCTGAGCTTCAATTGCCACGAAGCGCACGCCATCGATATCCAGGCCGGCGTGTACTCGGATCAAACCATTGTGCTGACTGGCGAACGCTCCAAAAATGTCTACCCCGCGCCCTTGCGCCGGGTACGTTTCTATGACGCAGTAAGTTGTTTGGAACTCGTTTTTCTGACCAACCGCTTGACTTATCCGCCCTCACCATCGCAGCCATCTACAAGCAGCGCTGGCAAATTGAATTGTTCTTCAAATGGCTCAAGCAGAACTTGAACATCCAGCACTTCTTTGGCAACTCTTTGAACGCCGTGCGTTCGCAAATCTGGATTGCGGTGTGTACTTATTTGATAGCCTTGGTCGCACACCACGGGCTACGCACGGAGTTGTCACTACGCAATTTCTTGCATCTGGTGGAGGTCAACATGTTTGAGAAAATTACTTTGGCTCAGATGGTCGACAACGCACTCAAAGATGAAAGCTTTGAAGAGCTGAAGTCGCAGGTTGAGCTATTCTGAAAATTGGTCAGAATTTACCGGACAGTAGTGACTTGGCGTAGAACTCGCGCATCAGCTTGCCGCCGTTGCCTTGGTACATCCAGGCCGTCATCTGGCGGCTGTTCAGACCAAAGGGAATGGCGCAACCCAGTGCAAAGGTTTCGTCCTTGCCATGGAAGTAGTAAGGCGCGGTGTGGGCCATTTCGACCGTACCGTTTTGCACGCCGTCCACCACACCAAATGCGGGCATCAACTCGCCGCCAGCGTGGGTGGTGATGGTGAACTTGCCACCGGACATTTCACCAACCTTTTTGGCAAATGTATCTGCTGCACCAAAGATAGTGTCCAGAGCCTTGGGGAAGCTGGACGCCAGGCGCCAGCGGATGGCTGCGCCCTGTGCATGGACAGCAGGCGCTGCACCGGCAGCCAACACGCCAGCGATGCCAGCGTTTTTGATGATTGAACGACGATCCATTCGTGGTACTCCAAAAAGAGGTTTGAAACAATCTCACCGCGATGGAGATTCCACACGGCAAGGACTGCTATGAGTCAGAGCGCATTGTAGGAACCGATATCACCCCACCCGTGGGGGTTTTCCCTCGATAACAGAGCCGAAATGCGGCTCTTCAGGATTCTGAAAGGATTGAATGCAGAGTCTGTTTCTACACGTGGCGGCGGCCTAGGCGGCCCGCGCAACGGGTGCCAGCAGTTCCGCAAAACGGCGCGTGATGGAGGCCTGGATACCGGCCGCATCCAGCCCCTGCAGGGTCAGCAAACGCGCTGGGTCGCCGTGTTCGATAAACGTGTCGTCCAGGCCCAGCTGCAACACCGGCAAGGCCATACCGGCGGCCACCAGGGCCTCCAGTACCGCACTGCCCGCACCGCCCATGGCACAGCCTTCTTCCACGGTCACCAGGGCTTGGTGGTTGCGTGCCACTTGCAGCAGCAACTCGGTGTCCAGCGGCTTGGCCCAGCGCATATTGACCACCGTGGCGCCCAGGGCCTGCGCCGCCTCCAGTGCAGGGTGCAGCAACGTGCCAAATGCCAGGATGGCAATGCCCTTGCCCTGGCGGCGGATCTCGCCCTTGCCAAAGGGCAGGCCTTCCAACCCGGGCTGCTGAACCGCACCGATGCCAGCACCGCGTGGATACCGCACAGCCACCGGATGGTTTTGCGCAAACGCCGTGCTGAGCAGTTGGCGGCATTCGTTCTCGTCCGACGGGCAGGCCACACTCATGTTGGGGATGCAGCGCAGGAAGGCGATGTCGTAGGCGCCTGCGTGTGTGGCGCCATCGGCACCGACCAGGCCCGAACGGTCCAGAGCAAACACCACCGGCAGGTTCTGGATGGCCACGTCGTGGATCAACTGGTCATAGGCACGCTGCAAAAAGGTGGAGTAGATCGCCACCACGGGCTTCAGGCCCTCACAGGC from Rhodoferax sp. AJA081-3 includes these protein-coding regions:
- the fumC gene encoding class II fumarate hydratase, giving the protein MSTTAAQRMEHDSMGDIAVHTDALWGAQTQRSLQHFAISTERMPQALLVALARTKRAAAHANRALGLLDAKLAQAITQAADEVLAGKHNDAFPLSVWQTGSGTQTNMNMNEVLANRASEILGGPRGTGRLVHPNDHVNMGQSSNDIFPTAMHLAALAGLTEDVLPALNALQATLIAKADAFATLVKMGRTHLQDATPITLGQEISGWVAQLVHAQEAIERSLDPLLELAVGGTAVGTGLNTHPDFGARVAARLAQETGLALRCADNRFAALAAHDELVSAHGALKTLAVALMKIANDVRWLASGPRGGLGELRLPENEPGSSIMPGKVNPTQCEALTMVCCQVMGNDVALGIGGAMGNFELNVFKPLIIHNFLQSVRLLADAMASFDHHCAQGLEPDRARIAELVANSLMLVTALSPHIGYDKAAEIAKHAHQHGLSLRAAALALGSVAAADFDAWVLPQSMV
- a CDS encoding bacterioferritin; translated protein: MHNKPHLTDVKTLRSDARKHLEQGAVTADYSADREAVIILLNEALATELVCVLRYRRHYFMARGIHARGITAEFLAHSNEELVHADLLAARIVQLGGEPDFAPDSLTGRSHAQYMPGTTLVDMIREDLVAERVAITSYRDMIRYLGHDDPTTSDILKGILAVEEEHADELADLLQDLPQSE